One Peterkaempfera bronchialis DNA window includes the following coding sequences:
- a CDS encoding amino acid permease, which translates to MATASSPTGDGSSRNTPPRGLLRTKPVEQSIADTEEPEHALRKSLSALDLVVFGVGVVIGTGIFVLTGTAAKDYAGPAVALSFAAAGIVCALAALCYAEFASTVPVAGSAYTFSYASIGELPAWIIGWDLILELALGAAVVSVGWSGYVQSLLNSAGVTLPAAIGGGGSDGSWGFNLPAALLVLVLTGVLMAGMKLSARVTSIIVGIKVAVVLLVIVAGAFFINGANYHPFIPPSQHTPGKSGGTTPLVQALFGFTPSTFGVMGIFTAAAVVFFAFIGFDIVATAAEETRNPQRDLPRGILGSLAICTVLYMLVSVVVTGMQHYTSLSTDAPLADAFKAVGQPVFADLISVGAVAGLTSVTMILLLGQSRVFFAMSRDGLLPRTFADIHPRFGTPWKTTLLLGAVVAAVAGVIPLRELSELVNIGTLFAFVVVSVGVVVLRRTRPDLPRSFRTPAVPLVPVLSVLACVWLMINLPLATWWRFGIWMVLGIVLYAGYGRSHSRLGRTTDALGPRSGRE; encoded by the coding sequence CTTCGGCGTCGGTGTGGTCATCGGCACCGGCATCTTCGTCCTCACCGGCACCGCCGCCAAGGACTACGCGGGACCGGCAGTGGCGCTCTCCTTCGCCGCAGCGGGCATCGTCTGCGCGCTGGCCGCCCTCTGCTACGCGGAGTTCGCCTCCACCGTCCCGGTGGCCGGCTCCGCCTACACCTTCTCGTACGCCTCCATCGGTGAACTCCCGGCCTGGATCATCGGCTGGGACCTCATCCTGGAACTCGCGCTGGGCGCCGCAGTGGTCTCCGTCGGCTGGTCCGGCTATGTGCAGTCGCTGCTGAACAGCGCCGGAGTCACGCTGCCCGCCGCCATCGGCGGCGGGGGCTCCGACGGGTCCTGGGGCTTCAACCTGCCCGCCGCCCTGCTGGTGCTGGTGCTCACCGGGGTTCTGATGGCGGGGATGAAGCTCTCGGCCCGGGTCACCTCGATCATCGTGGGCATCAAGGTGGCCGTGGTGCTGCTGGTCATCGTGGCCGGTGCCTTCTTCATCAACGGCGCCAACTACCACCCCTTCATCCCGCCGTCCCAGCACACCCCCGGGAAGTCCGGCGGGACCACCCCGCTGGTGCAGGCGCTCTTCGGCTTCACCCCCTCCACCTTCGGCGTGATGGGCATCTTCACCGCCGCCGCCGTGGTCTTCTTCGCCTTCATCGGCTTCGACATCGTGGCCACCGCCGCCGAGGAGACCCGCAACCCGCAGCGCGACCTGCCGCGCGGCATCCTGGGCTCGCTGGCCATCTGCACCGTGCTCTACATGCTGGTCTCGGTGGTGGTCACCGGCATGCAGCACTACACCAGCCTCTCCACCGACGCCCCGCTCGCGGACGCCTTCAAGGCGGTGGGCCAACCCGTCTTCGCCGATCTGATCAGCGTCGGCGCGGTGGCCGGCCTCACCTCGGTCACCATGATCCTGCTGCTCGGCCAGAGCCGGGTCTTCTTCGCCATGAGCCGCGACGGGCTGCTGCCCCGCACCTTCGCCGACATCCACCCGCGCTTCGGCACCCCGTGGAAGACCACCCTGCTGCTGGGCGCCGTGGTCGCCGCCGTGGCCGGGGTCATCCCGCTGCGGGAACTCTCCGAGCTGGTGAACATCGGCACCCTCTTCGCCTTTGTGGTCGTCTCGGTCGGCGTGGTGGTCCTCCGCCGCACCCGCCCCGACCTGCCCCGCTCCTTCCGTACCCCGGCGGTGCCGCTGGTGCCGGTCCTCTCGGTGCTCGCCTGCGTCTGGCTGATGATCAACCTGCCGCTCGCCACCTGGTGGCGGTTCGGCATCTGGATGGTCCTCGGCATCGTCCTCTACGCCGGCTACGGCCGCTCCCACAGCCGCCTCGGCCGGACCACCGACGCACTCGGGCCCCGGTCCGGCCGGGAGTGA
- a CDS encoding pyridoxamine 5'-phosphate oxidase family protein translates to MATWQDFTDEAPELAAAVRARIEAHRHHVLATLRKDGSPRVSGTEARLHGPDLTVGSMWQAVKARDLQRDGRYALHANPGDGSMEGGDAKVAGRAVEVTDERELAAYQAATQPPPGPFHAFRLELDEVVLTEVVGGDRLLIRTWRPGQGVTAVERR, encoded by the coding sequence ATGGCAACCTGGCAGGATTTTACGGACGAGGCCCCCGAGCTGGCGGCGGCGGTGCGGGCCCGGATCGAGGCCCACCGGCACCATGTGCTCGCCACACTGCGCAAGGACGGCTCCCCCCGGGTCAGCGGCACCGAGGCCCGCCTGCACGGCCCGGATCTCACGGTGGGTTCCATGTGGCAGGCGGTCAAGGCCCGCGACCTCCAGCGGGACGGCCGCTATGCGCTGCACGCCAATCCGGGGGACGGTTCGATGGAGGGCGGTGACGCCAAGGTGGCGGGCCGCGCGGTGGAGGTCACCGACGAGCGGGAGCTGGCGGCCTACCAGGCGGCGACCCAGCCGCCGCCCGGCCCCTTCCACGCCTTCCGGCTGGAGCTGGACGAGGTGGTGCTGACCGAAGTCGTGGGCGGTGACCGGCTGCTGATCCGCACCTGGCGGCCGGGGCAGGGGGTCACCGCGGTGGAGCGGCGCTGA
- a CDS encoding cellulase family glycosylhydrolase, with translation MAITRLSAKRRKRGVHTPIALFAAAAVAAGAAVLAPGSAQAAVGDGPWHTSGGQIVDAAGNPVRMTGINWFGLETSNYAPHGLWTRNYKDMLDQIKSLGYNTLRLPYANQVFDSASKPNSIDYAKNPDLQGLNGLGIMDKIIDYSGKIGLKVFLDQHRPDSGGQSPLWYTSAYPESRWVSDWVMLANHYKGNSTVVGADLHNEPNGAATWGSGDAATDWRLAAEKGGNAILAANPDWLIIVEGNECYGPGGTSDKYASGTSCTWWGGNLQGAATAPVRLNKPNKLVYSAHEYATSVFRQTWFDDPSFPNNLPAIWDKNWGYLKKNNTAPVLVGEFGSTLTATVDQQWLTKLMSYMGKGSNGFDFTYWSLNPNSGDTGGILKDDWTTVDTFKQGFIQPYLIPVGNNPTNPPTTPPTTPPTTPPTTPPTTPPTTPPTTPPAKASCQVTWSAGSGWAGHFQSDITIKNTGTTPISSWKLVWTFAQDQVVTNSWNTTLTQSGKTVTAANADYNGTIPAGGTVSFGIQGTVSGSNTAPTAFTLNGGACS, from the coding sequence GTGGACGCCGCCGGCAACCCGGTGCGGATGACCGGCATCAACTGGTTCGGCCTGGAGACGTCCAACTACGCTCCGCACGGGCTGTGGACCCGCAACTACAAGGACATGCTGGACCAGATCAAGTCGCTGGGCTACAACACTCTGCGGCTGCCGTACGCCAACCAGGTCTTCGACTCCGCCTCCAAGCCCAACAGCATCGACTACGCCAAGAACCCCGATCTCCAGGGCCTGAACGGTCTCGGGATCATGGACAAGATCATCGACTACTCGGGGAAGATCGGCCTCAAGGTCTTCCTGGACCAGCACCGCCCCGACTCGGGCGGGCAGTCGCCGCTCTGGTACACCTCGGCGTACCCGGAGTCGCGCTGGGTCAGCGACTGGGTGATGCTGGCCAACCACTACAAGGGCAACAGCACGGTGGTCGGCGCCGACCTGCACAACGAGCCGAACGGCGCGGCCACCTGGGGCAGCGGCGACGCGGCGACCGACTGGCGGCTGGCGGCCGAGAAGGGCGGCAACGCCATCCTCGCGGCCAACCCGGACTGGCTGATCATCGTCGAGGGCAATGAGTGCTACGGCCCGGGCGGCACCAGCGACAAGTACGCCTCCGGCACCAGCTGCACCTGGTGGGGCGGCAACCTCCAGGGCGCGGCGACCGCGCCGGTCCGCCTCAACAAGCCGAACAAGCTGGTCTACTCGGCGCACGAGTACGCCACCTCGGTCTTCCGCCAGACCTGGTTCGACGACCCGTCCTTCCCCAACAACCTCCCGGCGATCTGGGACAAGAACTGGGGCTACCTCAAGAAGAACAACACCGCGCCGGTGCTGGTCGGCGAGTTCGGCTCCACCCTGACCGCGACCGTGGACCAGCAGTGGCTGACCAAGCTGATGTCGTACATGGGCAAGGGCTCCAACGGCTTCGACTTCACCTACTGGTCGCTCAACCCCAACTCGGGTGACACCGGCGGCATCCTCAAGGACGACTGGACCACGGTCGACACCTTCAAGCAGGGCTTCATCCAGCCGTACCTGATCCCGGTGGGCAACAACCCGACCAACCCGCCCACCACGCCGCCCACCACCCCGCCGACCACTCCTCCGACGACCCCGCCGACCACTCCCCCCACCACGCCGCCGACCACCCCGCCCGCGAAGGCGTCCTGCCAGGTCACCTGGAGCGCGGGTAGCGGCTGGGCGGGCCACTTCCAGAGCGACATCACCATCAAGAACACCGGCACCACGCCGATCAGCTCCTGGAAGCTGGTGTGGACCTTCGCCCAGGACCAGGTGGTGACCAACTCCTGGAACACCACGCTCACCCAGTCCGGGAAGACCGTGACCGCGGCCAACGCGGACTACAACGGCACCATCCCGGCGGGCGGCACGGTCTCCTTCGGTATCCAGGGCACCGTCAGCGGCAGCAACACCGCACCGACCGCGTTCACGCTCAACGGGGGCGCCTGCTCCTGA
- a CDS encoding ArnT family glycosyltransferase yields the protein MPLDRTRHRIAVLAARLPSRLRTGYWTRLVPALAVLATLTHLPSFVRPVWSPDEGYLATQARMLADGGVLYDTVVDRKPPLLPWLYEAAFAVFGSLSLWPLRVLAIVAHLATALLLVSIARGRWGNRAGAAAGALYLLVSIGLSPEDTQAATFEVFMLPSMVAAFRYAERRRWMAAGVATAICALTKQTGGAVLLPVLWMLLQDARHRGVRWPGALGKALFGFAIPIGLVAAILTKPKGFLFWVVTGSGDYASLDGALLLMIGRALGNAAILAAAALGLVVPLVRRLRARRRAVAAGAAPPLPGPLVAHGSTTDLWVWLGSAAIGVSTGFHFFGHYYLQLMPPLVLLGAGAVTASALRWRPVLLYSVVASTVFWCLALAWPGQRLDRSAKVATAVAEQTGPTDTMLVWGMHPELYWLADRRPASRFLTAGFLTNYSGGKGDRKVGEAYSVEDAWKTFDQELSRNLPEIVVDDSGKAPYSPIRIPRIERLLDAHYQMVGLTGDTVIYRLVRR from the coding sequence GTGCCCCTGGACCGGACCCGCCACCGCATCGCAGTGCTCGCCGCGCGGCTGCCGTCGCGTCTGCGCACCGGCTACTGGACCAGGCTGGTCCCCGCCCTGGCGGTGCTGGCCACCCTCACCCACCTGCCCTCCTTCGTCCGCCCGGTGTGGAGCCCCGACGAGGGCTACCTCGCCACCCAGGCCCGGATGCTGGCCGACGGCGGCGTGCTCTACGACACCGTCGTGGACCGCAAGCCGCCGCTGCTGCCCTGGCTCTACGAGGCCGCCTTCGCCGTCTTCGGCTCGCTCTCGCTCTGGCCGCTGCGGGTGCTGGCCATCGTGGCGCACCTGGCCACCGCCCTGCTGCTGGTCTCCATCGCGCGCGGCCGCTGGGGCAACCGGGCCGGGGCCGCCGCCGGGGCGCTCTATCTGCTGGTCTCCATCGGGCTCTCCCCGGAGGACACCCAGGCGGCGACCTTCGAGGTCTTCATGCTGCCCAGCATGGTGGCGGCCTTCCGCTACGCCGAGCGGCGCCGCTGGATGGCGGCCGGTGTCGCCACCGCGATCTGCGCGCTCACCAAGCAGACCGGCGGCGCGGTACTGCTGCCGGTGCTCTGGATGCTGCTCCAGGACGCCCGCCACCGGGGGGTGCGCTGGCCGGGAGCGCTGGGCAAGGCGCTCTTCGGCTTCGCCATCCCGATAGGGCTGGTGGCCGCGATCCTCACCAAGCCCAAGGGGTTCCTCTTCTGGGTGGTCACCGGCAGCGGCGACTACGCCTCGCTGGACGGGGCGCTGCTGCTGATGATCGGCCGGGCGCTGGGCAATGCCGCCATCCTCGCCGCCGCCGCCCTCGGTCTGGTGGTCCCCCTGGTGCGGCGGCTGCGGGCCCGCCGGCGGGCGGTCGCCGCCGGGGCGGCGCCGCCGCTGCCCGGGCCGCTGGTCGCCCATGGCTCCACCACCGACCTGTGGGTCTGGCTGGGCTCCGCCGCGATCGGGGTCTCCACCGGGTTCCACTTCTTCGGCCACTACTACCTCCAGCTGATGCCGCCGCTGGTGCTGCTCGGCGCCGGGGCGGTGACCGCCTCGGCGCTGCGCTGGCGCCCGGTGCTGCTCTACAGCGTGGTCGCCTCCACCGTCTTCTGGTGCCTGGCGCTGGCCTGGCCGGGGCAGCGGCTGGACCGGTCCGCCAAGGTCGCCACGGCGGTGGCGGAGCAGACCGGGCCCACGGACACCATGCTGGTCTGGGGCATGCACCCGGAGCTGTACTGGCTTGCCGACCGCCGCCCGGCCTCCCGCTTTCTGACGGCCGGCTTCCTCACCAACTACAGCGGCGGCAAGGGCGACCGGAAGGTCGGCGAGGCGTACAGCGTGGAGGACGCCTGGAAGACCTTCGACCAGGAGCTGAGCCGCAATCTGCCGGAGATCGTGGTGGACGACTCGGGCAAGGCGCCGTACTCGCCGATCCGCATCCCCAGGATCGAGCGGCTGCTGGACGCGCACTACCAGATGGTCGGGCTGACCGGCGACACGGTGATCTACCGGCTGGTGCGGCGCTGA